One Anolis carolinensis isolate JA03-04 chromosome 4, rAnoCar3.1.pri, whole genome shotgun sequence DNA window includes the following coding sequences:
- the yod1 gene encoding ubiquitin thioesterase OTU1 — MLRLRCKARSGSFALPGLTAHSRLRELQAVIAALTGVPAQAQRLLLGFPPRDVDLSDGEQRLGELGIHSGDTLIVEEDATKPKTEPAIVTKRTASNSFREALPVLARKVVPADNSCLFTSIYYVVEGGVYDPGCAPEMRNLIAQIVASDPESYSEAVLGKTNQEYCEWIRREDTWGGAIEVSILSKFYQCEICVVDTQTVRIDRFGEDAGYAKRVLLIYDGIHYDPLERKIPNSDVPPQTIFSASDDIVLAQAMELADEARRKRQFTDVNRFTLRCMVCQKGLTGQVEAREHAKETGHTNFGEV; from the exons ATGCTGCGGCTGCGCTGTAAGGCCCGGAGCGGCTCCTTCGCGCTGCCGGGGCTCACGGCCCACTCCCGCCTCCGAGAGCTGCAGGCGGTGATCGCGGCCCTCACCGGGGTGCCCGCCCAGGCCCAGCGCCTGCTGCTCGGCTTCCCTCCCCGCGACGTCGACCTCAGCGACGGAGAGCAGCGCCTCGGAGAGCTGGGCATTCACTCCG GTGACACTCTTATAGTTGAAGAAGATGCAACCAAGCCCAAAACTGAGCCAGCTATAGTTACAAAACGAACTGCTTCTAATTCATTCAGGGAAGCTCTCCCAGTGCTTGCCCGGAAGGTGGTTCCAGCAGATAACTCATGTCTCTTTACCAGCATATATTATGTAGTAGAAGGTGGGGTTTATGATCCAGGATGTGCTCCAGAGATGAGAAATCTCATAGCCCAGATTGTAGCAAGTGATCCGGAATCCTATAGTGAGGCTGTACTAGGGAAAACTAATCAGGAATACTGTGAATGGATAAGAAGAGAAGATACGTGGGGAGGTGCAATTGAGGTTTCCATCTTATCTAAATTCTATCAATGTGAAATTTGTGTAGTGGACACTCAAACAGTCAGAATTGATCGTTTTGGGGAAGATGCTGGCTATGCTAAACGGGTGCTTTTAATTTATGATGGTATTCACTATGATCCTCTTGAGCGTAAAATTCCCAATTCAGATGTTCCTCCCCAAACAATCTTTTCAGCATCTGATGACATCGTGCTTGCACAGGCTATGGAATTAGCAGATGAAGCCAGAAGAAAGAGACAGTTTACTGATGTAAATCGATTTACACTGAGATGCATGGTATGTCAGAAAGGATTAACAGGGCAAGTGGAAGCCAGAGAACATGCCAAGGAAACAGGACATACCAACTTTGGAGAAGTGTGA
- the pfkfb2 gene encoding 6-phosphofructo-2-kinase/fructose-2,6-bisphosphatase 2 isoform X4: MSGEATPMTQELNGNSWSQGGKPSHLRGSEKKCSWASYMTNSPTLIVMIGLPARGKTYVSKKLTRYLNWIGVPTKVFNLGVYRREAVRSYKSYDFFRHDNAEAMKIRKQCALVALEDVKTYLMEDSGQIAVFDATNTTRERRDMILNFAKENSFKVFFVESVCDDPEVIAANILEVKVSSPDYPERNRENVMDDFLKRIECYKVTYQPLDPVDYDKDRSFIKVINVGQRFLVNRVQDYIQSKIVYYLMNIHVQPRTIYLCRHGESECNLVSKIGGDSGLSTRGKQFSQELKSFLKEQEIVDLKVWTSQLKRTIQTAEALGVPYEQWKILNEIDAGVCEEMTYEEIQRKYPEEFALRDQDKYLYRYPGGESYQDLVQRLEPVIMELERQGNVLVIAHQAVLRCLLAYFLDKSADELPYLRCPLHTILKLTPVAYGCKLEMISLNVEAVDTHRDKPSTTKTAGLTV; the protein is encoded by the exons ATGTCCGGGGAGGCGACCCCAATGACCCAGGAGCTCAATGGCAATAGTTGGAGCCAGGGAGGCAAGCCTTCCCACCTACGGGGCTCCGAGAAGAAATGCT CATGGGCCTCTTATATGACCAACTCCCCTACTCTGATTGTAATGATTGGCCTTCCTGCAAGGGGCAAGACCTATGTGTCCAAGAAATTAACTCGCTACCTCAACTGGATTGGAGTGCCTACCAAAG tGTTTAATTTAGGTGTGTACCGCCGTGAAGCTGTAAGATCATATAAATCATATGATTTCTTCAGGCATGATAATGCTGAAGCGATGAAGATTCGAAA ACAGTGTGCCTTGGTGGCTCTTGAAGATGTGAAAACTTATCTCATGGAAGATTCTGGCCAGATTGCT GTCTTTGATGCAACAAACACAACCCGAGAGAGGCGGGACATGATTTTAAATTTTGCTAAAGAAAATTCTTTTAAG GTATTTTTTGTGGAGTCTGTCTGTGATGACCCAGAAGTCATTGCTGCTAATATATTG GAAGTGAAGGTCTCCAGCCCAGACTACCCAGAGAGAAACCGAGAGAATGTGATGGATGATTTCCTGAAGCGAATAGAGTGCTACAAAGTTACTTACCAACCTCTGGATCCAGTTGATTATGACAA agaCCGTTCTTTCATTAAGGTGATCAACGTAGGACAGCGCTTTCTTGTCAATCGTGTCCAGGATTACATCCAAAGTAAAATAGTCTATTACCTCATGAATATTCATGTTCAGCCACGCACCATCTATCTTTGTAGACATGGTGAAAGTGAGTGCAACCTTGTCAGCAAGATTGGGGGAGATTCAGGTCTATCAACGCGAGGAAAGCAG TTTTCACAAGAACTGAAAAGCTTCCTCAAAGAGCAGGAGATAGTGGATCTGAAGGTTTGGACCAGCCAGCTGAAGCGAACAATCCAGACAGCAGAGGCTTTGGGGGTACCATATGAACAATGGAAGATACTGAACGAGATTGATGCT GGAGTATGTGAAGAAATGACCTATGAAGAGATTCAAAGAAAATATCCAGAGGAATTTGCACTTCGGGACCAAGACAAATACCTTTACCGCTATCCTGGAGGAGAA TCTTATCAAGATTTGGTCCAACGCTTGGAACCTGTGATCATGGAGTTGGAACGTCAGGGCAATGTCCTAGTTATCGCTCACCAGGCAGTTCTAAGATGCTTATTGGCATATTTCCTAGATAAAAGTGCAG ATGAATTACCCTATTTGAGGTGCCCTCTTCATACCATCTTAAAACTCACACCAGTTGCTTATG GCTGCAAATTAGAAATGATTTCCCTGAATGTTGAAGCTGTAGATACACACCGAGACAAGCCATCTACAAcg